In the genome of Flavobacterium panacagri, one region contains:
- a CDS encoding TonB-dependent receptor has product MRTTLLLFLFTISAWSQTGNLTGKVTFGTNELAYGSSVIIKGTQKYAIVNDFGRYEFKDLKYGEYILETSSMEGQTRTTKVNINKANTELNISLDRNGPKDLEEVVIKKSSIRKEIMEKGFAVNVIETQEAAKRNLQTNDLLDRSGGVRIRQNGGLGSAVTYNINGMSGNAIRIFIDGIPIQTYGASFSLNSIPPALIERIEVYKGVVPAYLADDSLGGAINVILKKGSKNMIAASVSYGSFNTIQSNFSTTYRDKSGFTVKANGFQNYSDNDYEVWGRFVYNIAPNGRYEYIRAKRFESMYRSYGGRLEAGFTDVKWADNFSISYNGSEDFNQIQHGQYMTKPYKGRFSESAANVFSLNYNKKDFLIKKLDFSIISVYSHRNDVVNDTVKWNYNWNGERALGLYGQPILSVTGAQQGAPTINHQKSDIFNTRAGFTYNITENHKIIANGMFYTVDRNEFDEMQPELVRNFMATRDLSKTVSSLAYEMQAFQSRLKGNFFLKNYNLKTEQITPRLANQNGQSTLVVETTSKNTNFTGYGFAGSYAIVPKVLLMLSAEKAIRLPSENEIFGLPGENILSNANLGPEQSNNINAGVRLGPYLINNHKFNLYGNAFWRNTEDKIVRQISDRLNEAVQASPFVNLGKAQSVGFEASVQYSFKEKLFAGVNLSKFNSLYKDKYDKNGNILPLYNKQLPNEPYFTVNGNLQYNFKNVIQSKSELNLYYYCGYVAPFYTSWLEIDRTTAQFPQDLGLSYAFPNKQFVVSFDAKNIFDEQVYDNFAAQKPGRAFFIKLNYAINKF; this is encoded by the coding sequence ATGAGAACAACTTTACTACTATTTTTATTTACCATTTCAGCTTGGTCACAAACCGGAAATCTAACAGGAAAAGTGACATTTGGAACCAATGAATTAGCTTATGGTTCTTCAGTTATTATAAAAGGAACTCAGAAATATGCTATTGTAAATGATTTTGGTCGTTATGAATTTAAAGACTTAAAATATGGGGAGTATATCTTGGAGACTTCTTCTATGGAAGGCCAGACAAGAACTACAAAAGTAAACATCAACAAAGCGAATACAGAACTTAATATTTCTTTGGATCGAAATGGCCCTAAAGATTTAGAGGAAGTTGTAATCAAAAAATCTTCTATTAGAAAAGAAATAATGGAGAAAGGTTTTGCTGTGAATGTAATTGAAACACAGGAAGCAGCAAAAAGAAATCTTCAGACCAACGATTTATTAGATCGTTCAGGTGGTGTTAGAATCAGACAAAACGGAGGATTAGGTTCTGCTGTAACTTACAATATTAATGGAATGTCTGGAAATGCGATTAGAATTTTCATTGATGGAATTCCGATTCAAACTTACGGAGCTTCATTCAGTTTAAATAGTATTCCGCCAGCTTTAATTGAAAGAATAGAAGTTTATAAGGGCGTTGTTCCAGCTTATCTGGCAGATGATTCATTGGGAGGAGCGATCAATGTGATTCTAAAAAAGGGATCTAAAAATATGATCGCTGCTTCGGTTTCTTACGGATCTTTTAATACTATTCAGTCTAATTTCAGTACAACTTATAGAGATAAATCTGGTTTTACTGTTAAAGCAAACGGATTCCAAAATTATTCTGATAATGATTATGAAGTTTGGGGGCGATTTGTCTATAATATTGCACCAAACGGTCGTTACGAATACATCCGAGCAAAAAGATTTGAAAGCATGTACCGTTCTTACGGAGGCAGACTTGAAGCAGGTTTTACTGATGTAAAATGGGCAGATAATTTCTCTATCAGTTATAATGGTTCTGAAGACTTCAATCAGATTCAGCACGGTCAGTATATGACAAAACCATATAAAGGACGTTTTAGCGAATCTGCAGCCAATGTGTTTAGCTTAAATTATAACAAAAAAGATTTCTTAATAAAGAAACTTGACTTCTCTATAATTTCTGTTTACAGTCATAGAAACGATGTTGTAAACGATACAGTTAAATGGAATTACAATTGGAATGGAGAAAGAGCATTAGGCTTGTACGGTCAGCCTATTTTATCGGTAACCGGTGCTCAGCAGGGAGCTCCAACAATCAATCATCAAAAATCGGATATTTTTAATACAAGAGCCGGATTTACTTATAACATTACCGAAAACCATAAAATCATTGCGAATGGAATGTTTTATACTGTAGATCGAAATGAATTTGACGAAATGCAGCCAGAACTGGTTCGTAATTTTATGGCGACGCGTGATTTAAGTAAAACGGTATCTTCACTTGCTTATGAAATGCAGGCTTTTCAATCTCGTTTAAAAGGTAACTTTTTCCTTAAAAATTATAATTTAAAAACCGAGCAAATTACGCCAAGATTAGCTAATCAAAATGGTCAAAGCACATTGGTAGTTGAAACAACATCTAAAAATACCAATTTTACGGGTTATGGTTTTGCTGGTTCTTATGCCATTGTGCCAAAAGTACTACTAATGCTTTCTGCTGAAAAAGCAATTCGACTGCCTTCTGAAAATGAAATATTTGGACTTCCAGGTGAAAACATTCTGAGTAATGCTAATTTAGGACCAGAGCAAAGTAACAATATCAATGCTGGCGTTAGACTTGGGCCTTACTTGATTAACAATCATAAATTCAATCTATATGGAAATGCTTTCTGGAGAAATACAGAAGATAAAATTGTTCGCCAAATAAGTGACCGTCTGAATGAAGCTGTTCAAGCTTCTCCATTTGTCAATTTAGGAAAAGCACAATCAGTAGGTTTTGAGGCTTCGGTTCAATATTCGTTTAAAGAAAAATTATTTGCTGGCGTCAACCTTTCTAAATTCAATTCACTTTACAAGGATAAATACGATAAAAACGGAAATATTCTTCCTTTATACAATAAACAATTACCAAATGAGCCTTATTTCACTGTAAACGGTAATCTGCAGTACAATTTTAAAAATGTAATTCAAAGCAAATCAGAATTGAATCTATATTACTATTGCGGTTATGTGGCTCCATTTTATACTTCTTGGCTTGAAATTGACAGAACGACAGCTCAGTTTCCACAGGATTTAGGTCTAAGCTATGCTTTTCCTAATAAACAATTTGTAGTAAGCTTTGATGCTAAAAATATTTTTGACGAGCAGGTTTACGACAATTTCGCTGCCCAAAAACCAGGAAGAGCATTTTTCATCAAACTGAACTATGCTATAAATAAATTCTAA
- a CDS encoding NmrA family NAD(P)-binding protein: MKIIISGSLGNIGKPLTAQLVQSGHDVTVISSNADRKAAIEALGSKAAIGSVSDADFLAETFAGADALFAMTPPNMGGVNIIKNTTEAGDAFAKAIQQANIKRVIMLSSIGADLPTGNGPIAGLHNIEKIYEKLDTSITFLRAGYFYINFFNDIPMIKGAGIMGANFPVSNQIPLVHPEDIAWAAAEELQKTQEGKNVRYIVSDVKTPSDIVKAFGNAIGKPELPWVEFTDEQYFGGMTQAGVPEEMASLYTEMGSGLRNETIASDFLKNDGKADGKIKLEDFAKEFASKF, translated from the coding sequence ATGAAAATTATAATTTCAGGTTCATTAGGAAATATCGGAAAGCCATTAACGGCTCAATTAGTACAATCAGGTCATGATGTAACGGTTATTAGCAGTAATGCAGATAGAAAAGCAGCAATTGAAGCATTGGGTTCAAAAGCAGCAATTGGATCGGTTAGCGATGCTGATTTCCTTGCTGAAACATTTGCTGGAGCTGATGCCCTTTTTGCCATGACACCGCCAAATATGGGAGGAGTAAATATTATCAAAAATACAACTGAAGCAGGTGACGCTTTCGCGAAAGCAATACAGCAAGCCAATATAAAAAGAGTAATAATGTTAAGCAGTATTGGAGCTGATTTACCAACTGGAAACGGGCCAATTGCCGGTTTGCATAACATTGAGAAAATCTACGAAAAATTAGATACTTCTATTACTTTTTTGAGAGCAGGTTATTTCTATATCAATTTCTTCAACGATATTCCGATGATAAAAGGAGCAGGGATAATGGGAGCTAATTTTCCAGTATCAAATCAAATTCCGCTAGTACATCCAGAAGATATTGCTTGGGCAGCAGCCGAAGAATTACAAAAAACACAAGAAGGTAAAAATGTCCGTTATATTGTTAGTGATGTTAAAACACCTTCAGACATTGTAAAAGCTTTTGGAAATGCTATTGGAAAACCAGAATTGCCTTGGGTTGAATTTACAGACGAACAATATTTTGGAGGAATGACACAAGCTGGAGTTCCAGAAGAAATGGCTAGTTTATACACCGAAATGGGAAGCGGACTAAGAAATGAAACCATTGCATCCGATTTTCTTAAAAATGATGGAAAAGCTGATGGAAAAATTAAACTAGAAGATTTTGCCAAAGAATTTGCTTCAAAATTCTAA
- a CDS encoding winged helix-turn-helix transcriptional regulator, which yields MTAIKESSTIQENKQYALEKCPVTFVMEKIGGYWKPIILYHLSTGDKRYSELKRAIPAITEKMLIQHLKQLETDGLIIREAKPVVPPFVTYSLSEAGKGLLPVIDAMAAWAFKVKDGVYSV from the coding sequence ATGACAGCAATTAAAGAATCATCTACAATTCAGGAAAACAAGCAGTATGCCTTGGAAAAATGTCCCGTGACTTTTGTTATGGAAAAAATTGGAGGGTATTGGAAACCTATTATTTTATATCATTTATCGACTGGAGACAAACGGTACAGCGAATTAAAAAGAGCTATTCCAGCTATAACCGAAAAGATGCTCATTCAGCATCTGAAACAATTAGAGACAGATGGTTTGATTATTCGAGAAGCTAAACCTGTGGTGCCACCTTTTGTTACTTATAGTCTTAGTGAAGCAGGGAAAGGTCTTTTACCTGTAATCGATGCAATGGCTGCTTGGGCCTTTAAAGTAAAAGACGGCGTCTATAGCGTTTAA
- a CDS encoding M20/M25/M40 family metallo-hydrolase, translating to MKSFRLLNNVLKIGVLTFCFHLNAQNAKTFYQHDKYLSSDKLEGRFPGTKENNEAAAYIKKYFKKYGLKEFNGSYYQPFKLFVKEGINKMKSDSVLTQNVLGYIEGSDPKRRNEYIVVGAHYDHWGWGGQGSGSKKKEAFAIHNGADDNASGVSALLCILEEISKQKVKPKRSIIFISFSGEEEGLLGSKYFVNHLPVPKEAVKVMLNMDMVGRLNDKKELYMGGAGTFPNGVELMKKLQENSGLNPVIHAGDVGGSDHVTFYKESISAVGFHTGGHPQYHTPEDDIDLINSDGGALVAKYIYNALTAIANYQEDLLFIKQN from the coding sequence ATGAAATCTTTTAGACTTTTAAATAATGTACTAAAAATAGGAGTTTTAACCTTCTGTTTTCATCTTAATGCTCAGAATGCCAAAACCTTTTATCAGCACGATAAATATTTGTCTTCTGATAAATTAGAAGGTCGTTTTCCTGGAACAAAAGAAAATAATGAAGCTGCTGCTTATATTAAAAAGTACTTCAAAAAATATGGTTTAAAAGAATTCAATGGTTCGTATTATCAGCCTTTCAAACTTTTTGTAAAAGAAGGAATCAATAAGATGAAATCGGATAGTGTTTTGACGCAGAATGTTTTAGGTTATATTGAAGGATCTGACCCAAAACGTAGAAATGAATACATCGTAGTTGGAGCACATTACGATCATTGGGGCTGGGGCGGACAAGGTTCTGGAAGTAAAAAGAAAGAAGCATTTGCCATTCATAACGGTGCAGACGATAATGCTTCGGGAGTTTCGGCTTTGCTGTGCATTTTAGAAGAAATTTCAAAGCAAAAAGTTAAGCCTAAACGAAGTATCATTTTTATCTCTTTCAGTGGAGAAGAAGAAGGATTGTTAGGTTCTAAATATTTTGTAAATCATCTGCCGGTTCCAAAAGAAGCTGTAAAAGTCATGCTGAATATGGATATGGTTGGAAGATTAAATGATAAAAAAGAACTCTATATGGGAGGTGCCGGAACTTTTCCAAATGGAGTAGAGCTAATGAAAAAACTGCAGGAAAACTCAGGATTAAATCCAGTTATTCATGCAGGTGATGTAGGCGGATCTGATCACGTCACTTTTTATAAAGAATCGATTTCGGCGGTTGGTTTCCACACGGGAGGACATCCACAATATCATACACCTGAAGACGATATTGATCTGATTAATTCAGACGGCGGTGCTTTAGTGGCAAAATATATTTATAATGCCTTAACAGCAATAGCCAATTATCAGGAAGATTTACTATTTATTAAACAGAATTAA
- a CDS encoding sialidase family protein, producing the protein MISKTKYTVTALLAIFLVSNGLKAQTKAINIESSYIADPPVTTNSHASTLVEHKPNEILAAWFGGKYEGAKDVGIYISDYKDKKWSTPKELIQPLIKNGDTLPCWNPVLFKTKSQNLYLFYKVGKNPREWFGAMIVSKDNGTTWGEPKYLPDGIYGPIRNKPIETTPGVILCGSSTESVNTDEWRIHVEEYTEATDSWQKIGVENNQNYNVIQPTFLIHGTTDIQMLSRSKHNRIVSSWSGDNGKSWIRTNTINVINSNSGIDALTVNKNFFLLVNNPLPQGKDWFNGRNILDVEYSKDGLSWRKLFDLEKQEKGEFSYPAIIQTTDKKVHVLYTYDRKYIKHTAFDLN; encoded by the coding sequence ATGATATCAAAAACAAAATATACTGTAACGGCTTTATTGGCAATCTTTCTTGTTTCTAACGGATTGAAGGCACAAACAAAAGCAATTAATATTGAAAGCAGTTATATTGCAGATCCACCTGTGACTACAAATAGTCATGCATCAACTTTGGTAGAACACAAGCCAAATGAGATTTTAGCGGCTTGGTTTGGAGGAAAATATGAAGGAGCAAAAGATGTTGGAATTTACATTTCGGATTATAAAGATAAAAAATGGTCAACGCCAAAAGAATTGATTCAGCCTTTAATTAAGAATGGAGATACGCTTCCTTGCTGGAATCCAGTTCTTTTTAAAACTAAAAGCCAAAATTTATATTTGTTTTACAAAGTAGGAAAGAATCCAAGAGAATGGTTTGGCGCTATGATTGTTTCAAAAGATAACGGAACAACTTGGGGAGAACCAAAATACCTTCCGGACGGAATTTACGGCCCAATTCGTAACAAACCAATTGAGACTACTCCAGGTGTAATTTTATGCGGAAGCAGCACTGAAAGTGTAAACACTGATGAATGGAGAATTCACGTAGAAGAATATACAGAAGCAACTGATTCTTGGCAGAAAATTGGAGTAGAAAACAATCAAAATTATAATGTCATTCAGCCAACGTTTTTAATTCATGGCACGACTGATATTCAAATGTTATCTCGAAGCAAACACAATAGAATAGTTTCAAGTTGGTCAGGAGATAACGGAAAAAGCTGGATTAGAACGAATACCATAAATGTGATCAATTCTAATTCAGGAATTGATGCTTTAACGGTAAATAAAAACTTTTTCTTATTGGTTAATAATCCATTACCGCAAGGAAAGGACTGGTTTAACGGACGTAATATTCTGGATGTAGAATATTCAAAAGACGGTTTGAGCTGGAGAAAACTATTTGATTTAGAAAAACAAGAAAAAGGCGAGTTCAGTTATCCGGCAATCATTCAGACTACTGATAAAAAAGTTCATGTTTTGTACACTTACGATAGAAAGTATATCAAACACACCGCATTTGATTTGAACTAA
- a CDS encoding sugar MFS transporter codes for MVNANTTNSSQTKPTLIPILIIASLFFIFGFVTWINGALIPFMKTINELTSAQSLLVASASYISFVVMALPASFILAKIGYKKGMSLGLFIMGFGALIFIPAAEARTYWMFLTGIFIQGAGMTLLQTASNPYITILGPIESAAKRISIMGICNKIAGALGSLIFGSILLSGIDEIQEKLSLVSVSEKNALLDNMADSVVVPYISMAVVLFVLGLLILKAPLPNVEAAPIEEAEEGKTAKTSIFQFPHLWLGVLTLFMYVGVEVIAGDTIIAYGIALGFPAADAKFFTTFTLLAMVATYALGAFLIPKYITQALALKVSAVLGIILSFCIVFSTGFTSVLFVAGLGIANALVWPAVWPLTLNGLGKFTKTGAALLVMAISGGAVIPPLYGKFVDGTKADLIAQGINEVTATASASTKGYWILLPCYIIILYYAISGHKVGLGSVKS; via the coding sequence ATGGTTAACGCAAACACCACTAACTCCTCACAAACCAAACCAACCTTAATACCAATATTAATTATTGCAAGTCTATTTTTTATTTTCGGATTTGTAACCTGGATCAATGGCGCATTGATTCCGTTTATGAAGACGATTAATGAATTAACGTCAGCGCAATCTTTACTGGTCGCTTCTGCTTCTTATATTTCATTTGTTGTGATGGCGCTTCCGGCTTCTTTTATTTTAGCTAAAATTGGTTATAAAAAAGGAATGTCATTGGGATTGTTTATCATGGGATTTGGAGCTTTGATCTTTATTCCAGCAGCTGAAGCCAGAACGTATTGGATGTTTTTGACCGGAATCTTTATTCAAGGAGCGGGAATGACTTTACTGCAAACGGCTTCCAATCCGTATATCACGATTTTAGGCCCAATTGAAAGTGCGGCAAAACGAATTTCGATTATGGGAATTTGTAATAAAATTGCAGGAGCATTAGGATCGCTTATTTTTGGTTCGATTTTGTTATCTGGAATAGATGAAATTCAGGAAAAATTAAGTCTGGTTAGTGTTTCAGAGAAGAATGCATTACTAGATAATATGGCCGACAGTGTTGTAGTTCCTTATATTTCAATGGCGGTTGTTTTATTTGTTTTAGGATTATTAATTCTGAAAGCACCATTGCCAAATGTTGAAGCGGCACCAATTGAAGAAGCTGAGGAAGGAAAAACGGCTAAAACAAGTATTTTCCAATTTCCGCACCTTTGGCTAGGTGTACTTACCTTGTTTATGTATGTGGGAGTAGAAGTAATTGCTGGTGATACCATTATTGCCTACGGAATCGCTTTAGGATTTCCCGCAGCAGATGCTAAATTCTTTACCACATTTACTTTATTGGCAATGGTAGCCACTTATGCTTTAGGAGCCTTTTTGATTCCAAAATATATTACACAGGCTTTAGCTTTAAAAGTAAGTGCAGTTTTAGGAATTATATTGTCTTTCTGTATCGTATTTTCTACTGGATTTACTTCTGTTTTATTTGTGGCAGGATTAGGAATTGCAAATGCTTTAGTTTGGCCTGCAGTTTGGCCTTTAACATTAAACGGTTTAGGGAAATTTACAAAAACTGGAGCCGCCTTATTAGTAATGGCAATTTCTGGAGGAGCAGTGATTCCGCCTTTGTATGGAAAATTCGTTGACGGTACAAAAGCAGATCTTATCGCTCAAGGTATAAATGAAGTAACTGCAACAGCATCAGCTTCAACAAAAGGATACTGGATTTTACTGCCTTGTTATATTATTATCCTTTATTATGCTATTTCAGGACATAAAGTAGGATTAGGCAGCGTTAAAAGTTAG
- a CDS encoding SusD/RagB family nutrient-binding outer membrane lipoprotein gives MKYSFKIKTLGVALLAGSILSSCTGDFDEINKDPNSLTEDQLDASMAGPAFAYALYAGIHNGAADTTGWADDQGTWGIATGILSSTFIQYLSSNFGTERNSFGGYEARGWSRFYTYAVPSLNNAFKAADGNAETTAVLKIWKVFMYNQMVDLYGPIPYSQAGNNLGSVPYDSVESIYEDFFKLLDEANTVLGSASTSTVGPLQTSDRVYQGSVEKWRIFGNSLRLRLALRISDVEPAKAKTQAEAAVAAGVMQTNDQSAFFQVNAAAPNNFNIVANAWGYKMTASMESLLLGYSDPRLQKWFSPGIGGNYIGRPTGYLRGYFSDQDNEYFSSFNDDILGLGPEPGSAPLSNTKNIEIFMASENYFSRAEGALNGWNMGGSAQSLYEQGIRLSMAQWGITDAAAVNSYIAGTSLPTAPNVNTMRPGLVTESIPVKLPVAWSASTADQRTQIAVQKYLAIFPESWEAYADLRRTDAKIIYQPLNTENNDAGVGKSLMKRVIYVTNEYSANRAAVEDGIVKLGGPDTGGTRLWWDTK, from the coding sequence ATGAAATATAGTTTTAAAATAAAAACATTAGGAGTTGCTTTATTAGCAGGTTCTATTTTATCAAGCTGTACGGGCGACTTTGATGAAATAAATAAAGATCCTAATTCGCTGACAGAGGATCAGTTAGATGCTTCAATGGCTGGCCCAGCATTTGCATATGCTCTGTATGCTGGTATTCATAACGGAGCTGCTGATACTACTGGATGGGCAGATGATCAAGGAACTTGGGGTATCGCAACTGGTATTTTATCTTCTACTTTTATCCAATATCTATCATCAAATTTTGGTACGGAAAGAAATAGTTTTGGTGGATATGAAGCAAGAGGGTGGTCAAGGTTTTATACTTACGCTGTTCCAAGTTTAAATAATGCTTTTAAAGCTGCCGATGGAAATGCTGAAACTACTGCAGTTCTAAAAATCTGGAAGGTATTTATGTATAATCAAATGGTAGATTTATATGGACCAATTCCTTATTCTCAAGCAGGGAATAATTTAGGAAGTGTTCCTTATGATAGCGTTGAATCTATCTATGAAGACTTTTTTAAATTGTTGGATGAAGCAAATACAGTTTTAGGTTCTGCTTCTACAAGTACAGTTGGGCCACTACAAACAAGTGACAGAGTTTACCAAGGAAGTGTTGAGAAATGGAGAATTTTTGGTAACAGTTTAAGATTGCGTTTAGCATTAAGGATTTCTGATGTTGAACCAGCAAAAGCAAAAACTCAAGCAGAAGCAGCTGTTGCTGCAGGAGTTATGCAGACTAATGATCAAAGTGCCTTTTTCCAAGTAAATGCTGCCGCACCAAACAACTTTAATATTGTTGCAAACGCATGGGGTTACAAAATGACAGCTTCTATGGAAAGTCTTTTACTAGGATATAGTGATCCAAGGTTACAGAAATGGTTTTCGCCAGGAATAGGTGGTAACTATATTGGAAGACCTACTGGCTATTTAAGAGGATATTTTAGTGATCAAGATAATGAGTATTTCTCTTCGTTTAATGATGATATTTTAGGATTAGGACCAGAACCAGGTTCAGCTCCTTTAAGCAACACTAAAAACATCGAAATCTTCATGGCTTCAGAAAATTATTTCTCAAGAGCTGAAGGTGCTTTAAACGGATGGAATATGGGTGGAAGCGCTCAATCTTTATACGAGCAAGGTATTAGATTGTCTATGGCGCAATGGGGAATTACAGATGCTGCTGCGGTTAATAGTTATATTGCAGGAACTTCATTACCGACTGCTCCAAATGTGAATACGATGCGTCCTGGTTTAGTAACAGAAAGTATTCCTGTGAAATTACCAGTAGCTTGGTCAGCTTCTACTGCTGATCAGCGTACACAAATTGCTGTTCAAAAATATTTAGCTATTTTCCCTGAATCTTGGGAGGCTTATGCTGACTTAAGAAGAACGGATGCTAAAATTATTTATCAGCCGCTTAACACAGAGAATAATGATGCAGGAGTTGGGAAAAGTTTGATGAAAAGAGTTATCTATGTTACAAACGAATATTCTGCAAACAGAGCTGCTGTTGAAGATGGAATTGTAAAATTAGGAGGCCCAGACACAGGCGGAACTAGACTTTGGTGGGACACAAAATAA